TTCCGCTAAAAACGGCCCGATTCGACCATCACGAAAACATAAGTTTACAAGGATAATCTGCTGGGGGTGGTTCACCGTACTTTTGATAAGAGAAATTAACCACTTTTTTCGCTTATTCTAAAGAAAAAATATGCCAAACGAAATAATAAAATTATATTTAGTGTATGAAATCTTCAATTTTGTTCTTCTCTGGTATCGCTTTTGCCTCCCTCCTTTCCGCCTGTGCCGGTTCAAATTCGGGCGAAAACCTGGAAGTTCCTACCAACATGCCTCCCATTTGTCGCGAGATCGATTTCGTTGAACAGCCTGATATGCGTGAAATGTGCGGTGTCCGCACGGTCCACAGCCGCGCCTATAAAAACATTCCGCAGCAGCGTTATCTGATCAAGCCGCAAGAAACTTCTATTGTAAAAACGAACGACCAGCTGGAGCTCCGTTTCCAGAATTCCCTTCCGCTCTACCTGGATGGCCCTATCACGACAGAGCTTGAGTTCTCCCAGCAAAAGCGCCTCGAAAAAATCAAGAACACTTACGACTATCACGAAATCTACAACAAGGGTGCCGAACGCATCCGCATCTTCAAGATGGGGATTCCGACCGACAAGGGCAACGTCTACGACTTCTGCTTCCGCATTCCTGAACGCAAGGGTAATGCCCGTACACGTAGCGTCGCCATGGGTAACCATATCGAAGCTTTGAGCTGCGCTGATTTCGACAGACTCGTCGCTGAAAACGCAAAGACGAAGTAAGGAATCAGGTTTCAGGAATCAGGGGCGAGGCTTACAAAGTACGCGCCTCGCGCGTCTGTAAAACAGCGGCGAAGCCGCGATTATAAAACCTACAACCTAAGACCTGTTACCTGTCACCTAAAAACGCACCTGATGGTGCGTTTTTTTCTACATTTAGCGCCGAATTCGCTATGGCAGAAAGTAGATACATTCATAACGCCCTCAAGCAGGTTCACGTAGATACTTCGTGTACGTCCGTTGTCGGTTTTTCGATTTCGGGTCTTGCGACCTATATCCAATTTCCCGAACTGGATTTCTGCATCGACATGGGTGAATGTCCTTTGTCGGCAACATCATTGAACCACGTTTTCTTGACACACGCTCACGGGGACCATGCCCGTTGCCTGATGCGTCATCACAGCCTGCGCAAAATGATGGGCGTCGAACGCGAAAGCATCTACTATCTTCCCGAATGCATTTGTGACGGGGCCCGCGACTGGATTCGCGCCGAAGCTATGTTCGAAGGAGTTCCCGATACAAAGTTCCGCTATCCTGAAATTGTTCCCGTCACGGCAGGAGACATCCGTTTCCTAGAATACCGCAAGGACCTCGCATTTGAGGCTTTTGAAGTGAAGCATTCGATCCCTGCGATGGGTGGCACGCTGTATTACTACAAGAAGAAACTCAAGGAAGAATTCCTCGGCAAGAGCGCCGACGAAATCATCCAGCTCCGAAAGGACGGCATCGAAATCACGCGCGAAGTGTACGACCCGCTAGTGAGTTTCATGGGCGACTGCATGGGCGAAAGCCTCCTTGAAAATCAGCGCGTATTCCAGTCGAAGGTGCTGATTACGGAATGCACGTTCCTTGCCCCCGAAGACTACGCCATGAGCCACAAGAAAGGGCACACGCATATTAGCCAGATTGCAGATGCGTTGAACAGGATGGGCGACCAGGTGAAATGTGAAAAGATTATCCTTGCTCATTTTTCGATGAAGTATTCTGAGAAGTATATTCGCGAAATGATTGCGAAGGAAATCCCGGAGAAATTTTTGGATAGAATTGTGGCGTTTATTTAAAAGAGGCCAATCTGGATCCCCTCCCGTTGGTCGAGGATGACGCATCTATTTAAGTCATCCTGGAATGTAGCGAAGCGAAATGACGGGATCCACAGGTGAACGAGTTTTTTAAGAAAAAGAATATGAGCGATATCGAAAACACTGAAGAAGTTGAAAAAGAAGTTGTCATTCCCGAATTTTTCCGCGACCTGAAGGAAGATCCGGAATCGAAGGGTTTATGGCATTACGTGTTCCGCACGCACGGCGACCGAAAGCCGATTGCAACACCCGACGGACTCCCCCACAAGCTGGATTTTGAGTGGAAAGACATGTTCCCGCAAATTGCAGGCA
The DNA window shown above is from uncultured Fibrobacter sp. and carries:
- a CDS encoding MBL fold metallo-hydrolase, encoding MAESRYIHNALKQVHVDTSCTSVVGFSISGLATYIQFPELDFCIDMGECPLSATSLNHVFLTHAHGDHARCLMRHHSLRKMMGVERESIYYLPECICDGARDWIRAEAMFEGVPDTKFRYPEIVPVTAGDIRFLEYRKDLAFEAFEVKHSIPAMGGTLYYYKKKLKEEFLGKSADEIIQLRKDGIEITREVYDPLVSFMGDCMGESLLENQRVFQSKVLITECTFLAPEDYAMSHKKGHTHISQIADALNRMGDQVKCEKIILAHFSMKYSEKYIREMIAKEIPEKFLDRIVAFI